Part of the Leptotrichia massiliensis genome, ATCTATTATTTCCTTATTTTCTTCTGAACATACAACTACAGGTTTACAGTCTGTTTCCTTTTTTATGTGCTCTGCTAAAATGGAGGACATTTCTGCATAGTTGTAATAGTTGAAACATGGCCCGCATAAAAGAATATCAGCTTTTACCTTATTCAGAAGACCTTTCATCTTTTCAAGGACAAGTTCCTGATTTTCCTTAAAATAGCTGTCACTGCAGTATGTTGTTGCAAGTACTGTTCCACCTATATTTTTTATATATTCTGAAAACATCATGTATGAACCCATTCCACCCTTTTCAAGTGCAAGTTCCACATTAGCTCCTTCTTTTCCACCTGTTCCAGATTGAATCTGATCAAAAAATAAAACTATTCTCATTGTCTGTCTCCTTTACTGCTAAAAAATTTTACTTAAATGTTCTGCCATTGGCTGTCCTTTTATTCTTATGATTACTTGTATATTTTCTTCTTAAATGAAGTTTTCATATTGAAGCAATCTCCATAACGAACAAAACTGTCCCAAAATTAAAATTTATAAATTAATTTTGAAACAGCCTTATTCTATAAATTATATATTAGAAAGAGATATCATCAAGTGAAATATCTTCCAAATCATCTTTTTCATTTTGTTCTACAGGTTTTGTTTCATCTTTTAGATATTGAGTATCCAATATTTTAAAGAATGGATAGTAAATCATACATCCTATTGCTACCTGTACTATCTGGAAAAGTCCTGCAACTATGCTTCCTGTAGAAAGCCATCCTGAAAAGAATAAAGGCGTTGTCCAAGGTAATAATGTTCCTGTAGTACGAGGAATAATATGTAATACTGTTGCAAGTGTACCTAAAATTGTATTAACAAGCGGTGTTAATAAAAATGGAATCGCAATAATTGGGTTTAACACAACTGGAAGTCCAAAAATAACCATTTCGTTTATTCCAAAAATTCCAGGCACTATAGATAATTTTCCTAATTTTTTCATACGTTCTGACTTACCTTTAAAGATCATCAGTAACACTAGAGATAGTGTACTTCCTCCTCCACCGAAGTTACAGAAGAAATCAGAGAATGAACCTGTAAATATATGAGGTAATGGCATATGAGCCGCAAATGCTTCCTGATTTCCTGTTGTCATAGCGAGGTGTAATGGAGAGAAAACTGTATTTGTAACAGCAGGACCGTTAATACCAAAGAACCAGAATAATGTTGATAAGAACTGATAAATTGGTTCAAAGAAGAAATTCTTTCCTAAACCTTCAAGAGGACCTTGCAGAACTTTATAAATAAAGTCATGTGCATACTGATCTTTTGTAAAGAAATAGAAGAAAAGTCTTAACACAAAGAACAGAAGCATTACAAACATACTTGGTATTAATGCTGCAAATGAATTCATTACTGCAGGCGGCACTCCTTCAGGAAGTTTTATTGTCCACCCTTTATTTTTAACTGCAGCAAATACAGTGACAGCAAGTAGTGCTGTAATCATTGCAAGGAATAAACCTTCTGTTCCTAAATTTTTAAGTGCAAATCCTCTAAAAGCGTTTCCTTCTGCATTTACAAACAAATCATGAGATTGAGGACTTATGATAAGAAAGGCTACTAATGATACAGCTGCTCCTGAAATTCCTTCTACTCCCTTTGCCTTCGCATAATAATATCCAATACCAATAACACCAAGAAGAGCTATTACTCCAAACGTTGAACGGATAACAGCATTAAGATATCCATCCCATCCTTCACCTAAAAACTGTGCAACAAATTTTTCATATCCTTCAATAGGGAAATTACCAATAACTAAAAATATTGAAGCTGCTATAATTAACGGTGTTCCCACTAGAAACCCATCACGGATTGCCGCTAAAACTTTATTACTGCTCAATTTAGAAGCTAAAGGTCCTAAAACCTTCTCTAATTTATCAAACATATTATTTTACCGCCTTTTCTTTTAGTATTTTTATTGCTCTTTTTAATATACGTTCCCCGTCAACTTTTCCATAATCTTCAAGATCAATTACTGCTACTGGGATACCTTTTGGTTCATATTTTGAAGCTGTCTCTTCAAGTTTAAACTTTACTTGTGGTCCCAACAAAATTATATCAGGATGAAATTCCTCAACAATAATATCTATCTTATTGTCAGGAAAAGCTTTCACTTCAACGGGAAGACTATGTTTATCAGCTACTTCCTGCATCCTTCTAGCAACTAGACTTGTAGACATTCCCGCACTACAAAATAAATATATTCTTTTCATAAAATCCTCCTCTGCTATATATAGTCAATCCACTTAAAAATTGGAGTAAAGATATGTAAAAAACAATGGATTGGCTATAGATACAACCTAACCTTCTACTCTTGCTTTAAACTAGAATTGCTATATATTTTTATTTATTATATTTTTATTTTTATTTATCTATCATTTGAAGCAGCAATCATTCTAATTGTGTGTCTTACACCCCTTATGGCGATTGACAGTTCCATTATATTCTCATAATTTGCAACTCCTGAATATCCTGCATCTCCAATATGTTGAATATCTACTCCCGCAATTTTATTCATTATTGCTATTTGTCTTATTGTTTCTCTTGTGGAGCTTTCCTGACTTGTCCCTATCGCAGACATTGAAAGTGCTCCATTTTCTTTGATGTATTTTACAGCTTTTTCCATTTCACTCTGAGTAAATCCAGGTACTGTTCCTACAGCTGGAAGCATTATAACATCTGCACCACTTTCAATAAATTCTTTTACAACATCTAAATTTGCAACAGGTTCGTCAACTCCTGCAGAGTGCATTTTACCTGCTATTACCATTCCTGAAAAATGCTTTTTAGCCAATTTTATTCCTTCAGCAATCTGGCTGTTTGTAACTCCTGTTCCAGGATTACCTGTCAAGCATACAAAGTCAAATCCCATTTTTTCTATCTTTTTCAGTGTAGCTTCTGAACATATTCTTCCTTCAGGGATAATCTCTATTTCTTCCATCATGTCAGCTTTCAGATCTACAGGTTCCAGATTAAGTCCTACAGGTCTTCCTGTAAGTTTTTTTACAAGCTTTATAGGCTCATCTGACTCAGGAAGAGCATCTATAACTGGATTATACACATCAATTCCATTCAGTAGTATAAGGTCTGCTCCAAAAGCTCTTGCCAGTTCACTATTTGTAACATCACTTGTAACACTTCTTCTTCCTGCAACATTTTCTGACAATACTGTTCTGCCTTCACTTGCCTTAATAGCATTCTTCAAGTCTTGGCCTGACATTTTATTAAAATCACTAGTAAAACAGCTTAATAACCTCTTTCCCATTTGTTCTTCCTCCAATTTTAATTTTATCTTTAAATATTTTTATTTTTCACTATCGTTATACCCCACATTTTTCATTTTGTCAAAAAAAATTTTAATTATTAATTTAATATTTTTTATATTATTTATTTTTATCTTAGTTGATTTTTTCCTTTATTTAAAGTATAATTATAAAAAAGCGAAAATTTATTTATGTTTTTCGTTTAAATAAATATAATTTATAAATAATAAAATTAATTATAAAAATTAGACGAAAAATATAATTTTTTTTTCGTCGTTAAGGAGAATAAAATGAATATCTATTTTTCAGAAGAATTTACAAATCTTCAAACAAATATCAAACTTGAATTTTCAAAAAAAATAACAAAAAATGAAAAAATATTTCTTAAATTAGTATTTTTTAGAATTATTTCAGATTCTTTATTTTTAAAAAAAGCTGAAATCAGATTTGAAGAAATTTTTTCTACACTTGAATTTGATTCAATCGACAATCTCACAACATTTTTTAAAACTCTATCAGAAAAATACATACTTTTTTCTACAGATTCTAAATTTTCAGGTTCTTTTGGAATTATTTCATCCTTTATTTTGCATTCTGACTATTGCCAGATATTTTTTACTGAAGAATTTAAAAGTTGTTTTTCTCTCAAAAAAAATTTTTTCTCTCTTCTTGATATTGAAAAATTTATTTTTATGAATGATTCCTTCTCATTCAATTTTTATAATAATATTATCAAAAATTTAAAAAATAAAAACGAAGTTACTTTACCTGTTTCATTAGTAAAAATGTATTTAAACACAGATAACAAATATGAAAGATTTTTTGATTTTGAAAAACACATTTTGAAAAAAGCTATATCAGATATAAATACTTTTACAGATTTTTCAGTTGAATATGAAAAGATAAAAGAAAGTAAAAAAGCAACAAATAAAATTATTTCAATAAATTTTTTTATTAATAAATCAAGACAGTCTTACAAGCCTTATGATAATAAAATTTATAAAATGTTGGAACTTATTAAGGAAAAAATTTCTAATCCTGAAGAAATTTATCATTTATTCGTTCTATACGTAACAAAGAGAGGATATAAATATGTCTATGATAACATAGATTATGTAAAAAATTCTTTTTCTGAAGATTTTGAAAAAAATTTAAAAAAATCTCTTATGCTTAATCTAGCTTCAAACAACCTAAAACTTTTTGTAAATGTATCAAAATCCGTTAAATCTCCGATAGTACTATTTTACACTCTTACAAGAAAACTTAACAAAATTAAAAGACATTATCCAAAAATTGAAGAACTTATGCATAACTTTAAATTAAGAAACATTGATTCCATAAGCTATTTTAACGATAAGGACTCTTTTGAATTTTCAAATAAACATATCAGAATTTTTGTAAAATATTATTCTAGCAAAAAATCCATTATTGAAATATATCTTCCAAGCAATATTATTGAAAAAATGAAACTAGAAAAGGAAATTTAATCTCATAAAAAAAACTGTCCAGTATTACTTTTTTAAGAATAAAAGACAGTTTCCTTTTATTTTTTCAAATTTCTGACTAATTTAAAATAAATGTATATAAAACTAACATTATCTAGTATTTCTATATTTAAAATTCAAAGCCTCTAATACAGTATCAAAAATATCAATATTAAAATTCTTTTTGTCTACATTCATAGATTTTAAAAATTCCTCATTACTTCTAAATGATTTCCATAACAATTTCTTCTCTGCTTCATTAATATTGATTTTATATAAAAAATTAACTAAAGTAACATTTAATTTTTTATACTCTTTAAACATTTTAGCCATTTTTCTTCCAAATGATTCAAAAGAAGATATATTTATATTTTGAGAAGAAATATGCCATTCTCTATATTTTTTTGGAGTATGTTTAATATATTTATCAAAATCTTCTTCTGTATATTTAGGTTGCAATTCTTTTATAGGATCTACTAATAACTGAGTACATAATGCCGTTAAATGAATGTATTTTTTAAGTTCCTGTTGTTGTTCTTCTGTCATTTTATTATAATCTAATCCCAAATTTGGTATAATTCTAATAGCAACTTTTAATTCTACATTTCCATTTTCAATTTGTTTAATACGATGATTTAAATCATCTATTGCTAATTCAAAAGATTTTAAATCACGATTACTAATTCTAGTAAGTAAATCTTCAAGGCATTTTTTATCATTTTTATTTTTCCAAAATAAAAAGCCACCTGCTATAATACCAAATCCTGCAATAGCCAATCCAATAGGTCCCATTAAAGCAAGAAATGCTTCCCCGGCAGCCATTCCGCCTCCACCTGCTGCAAGCGCACCTCCACCTAGCCATGCTAATGCTGCATTCGCAGCTGCAGCACCACTCAAAGCAGATACAGCAGTTCCTGTTGAAGCAACACCAAATACTGTTGCAATACCCATAGCTACACCAGGTCCTAAAGTTGCAACAGCAACACCTGCCCCAACTCCAACTCCAGCAACTCCTCCTGCAACATTTGATCCTTCCTTTTTTATCTCTTCGTATTTTTTTGTTATCTCATCAACTTGCTTTTTCCAATTTAATCTAATCTGCTTCAACTCTTCATACCTTATTTTTTCTTCATTTGGTATATTTTGAATCATATCAAACTTTTCTTGAATATCCATTAATGCAGTATTCAAAGTTTCTAAATGAGTTCCTAATACTCTTATTTTTTCATTTACTACAAAAATAGTTTGTTGCACTTTGTCTTGTACTTTTTCAAATTGAGTTTTTTCTTTTCCCATAAATTATTTCCTCCTATAAAATAAATATATTCATTTTTATTATACCCCCCCCCAAATTTGTTTTGCCTTTACTTATATTAAAATTTTTATTAATTAAATAACCGAACTTTTGTAGAATATCTAAAATTCATATTTTAATCTTAATAAAATTTATAAATATTCTTTAGTTTCTATTTTTAATAACCCATAAAATCAAATAAGCCAAAAAAACTGTCCGATATTCCTTTTTTAAGAATAAAAGACATTTTTTTATTTTATATATTTTTCAAATTACAAATTATCTATTGATATTTCCGTAAAATCTTTATAACATGTGAATTTCCACTAACAAACTTTGGTATCCTTCCAAAACTAACACATTGCCATCATTTTCAACATTCTCATAGTTATTAATCAGAATATCTCCTAGCTTGATTTCTGTTTCATCAATATTTTTAGCAATTTCGCTTAGCTCCACTTTCTGTTTTTTATCAGAAAAATTATTAACGCAAAGAACTTGCTGATTTTCATATTTTCTTACATATGCGATTATTTCATCATTTTCCAATTCTACTGGAACAAATTCTCCAAAAATCAGGCAATCTGAATATTTTCCATTTTGCCGTAAATCAATCATTTTTTTATAATGGGCAAAAATTGAATTTTCATTATTTATTTGAGATTCTGCATTTACTTTATCTTGACTTCCCGTTAATTCTATCCATGCTTTTACATCTTCATTTTTTGAAAATCCTGCATTTTTAGTGCTATTCCACTGGAAAGGTGTTCTTGAATTGTCACGGCTTCTTTTGTTTACAAAATATAGTGCTTCTTCAGGCGAAAACCCTTCTCCCAATGCTCGTTGATACTGATCTTTGCTAGCAATATCATCAAACTGTGCTATGTCAGTTCTCTCAAAATTGTCCATTCCTATTTCCTGTCCCTGATAAATAAACGGTGTCCCACGTAAAAAGAAAAACAATGTCGCAAGTAATTTTGCATTTATTTCATTTGCTTTTTTCCCTAAAAATTTATTCAAACTTCTTGGCAAATCGTGATTTTCTAAAAATGGTGCTCCCCATCCATATTTCTGCTGTGTCAGCTGACTTTCAAAAATTTTTTTTCTCAATTCATTAATTTTCACATCCTGCACTGAATAGTAAAAACCTTCTTTCGCCATATCCAAATCAGAATAGCTGAAATCAAAAATCATTGAAAAAAATCCATCTTCACCAATAAAATCATTGTATCTTTCGTATTCAAGTAAAGGTGTTTCAGCTACAGTCATGCAGTTGTACTTCTTAAATGTTTTTTTTGCCAGTTCTCCTAAAAATTCCTCAATTCCTGGCTGATTTAACGTATATTTTATGCTAAATGCAAAACCATCTGCTCCATCAACAGGCAAGTCTAGATAATCTTTGTCTTTTTTTATTGAATTTATAGCATCTACCCTGAAACCTGCAATTCCTTTTTCCAGCCAGTAATTTACCATTTTATAAAGTTCTTCCCTAACTTCAGGATTTTCCCAATTTAAATCAGGCTGTTTCTTTGAAAATAAATGTAAATAATACATTTCATTCCCATTTTCATCAGTTTCTCCTTCAACCTTTTCCCAAGCAGAGCCTCCAAAATGGCTTCTCCAGTTTGTTGGTGGCAGTCCATTTTTTCCTCTTTTAAAAATATAATAATTTCTATACTTGCTTTCAGGATTTTTCAACGCTTCCAAAAACCACTCATGCTCATCTGAAGTATGATTAATTACTAAATCTAAAATTATCTTTATTTCTCTTTTTTCCGCCTCTGAAATTAATCTTTCCAAATCTTCCTTTGTTCCAAATTCAGGATTTATATCATAATAATCAGAAATATCGTATCCATTGTCATCCATTGGCGACTTATACACAGGACAAATCCAGATAAGTGTTATCCCCAGATTTTTCAGATAGTCAAGTTTTTCAGTAATTCCATTTAAATCTCCGATTCCGTCATTGTTGCTGTCATAAAAACTTCTTGGATATATTTGATATCCAACTTCTTTTTTCCACCATTTTTTATCTAGTTTTTTTGTATTCATATTTTCTCCTTTTTTAGAATTATTTTATATTATCAATAAAAAGATTATCTCACAAGTTAATAATAATTCATAAATAAATTTTTAAACTTTTGAGATAATCCTATAAATTAGTATATTTGTTAATTATTTCAACACTGGCCAGAAGTCTTTATTTGCTTCAATTAAGTCATCCAATATTGCTTTTGCAACTGAAGCACTTGGTACTGTTCTTGACAATGTGATTGCTTGCCATAATTTTTGGTATGAACCTTCAATCCATGCTTCTACTACCAATTTTTCAACTGATACTTGTTGTTCCATTAATCCTTTTTGGAATTGAGGGATTTTACCTTGAACAATTTTTTCTGGTCCATTTGAACCTACTATACAAGGCACTTCAACCATTGCAGTTGGATCAAAGTTTGAGATTGCTCCGTCATTTTCTACTATTAATAACATTCTTTCTTTTGTATCATAAGCGATTGCTCTTGCTAAGTCAACTATATATGAAGCATGATCGTCAACGTGAAGTTTGCTATCTTTTGCTGTTCCTTTTTCAGCGATTGCTCTACATTCTCCAAATACAAATTTTTCTCTCCCCTCCATTACTTCATTTGCTCTTGTGTGATTAGGATCTGAGTGTTCTACTACATAATCAGGAAAGAAGTAATATTTTAAGTAAGTATTTGGCATTGTTGTAGGATCAATTGCAAATACATCCCTTGCTTTTGTGAATGTATCATTCCAGCTTGCTTCTGTATTTTCTCCTTCAATTTCTACATTATATCCAATTTTCGCCACTTTTTCTCTTAATGCAGGCATTAAGTCATTTCCTTCTTTATCTCTAATGTCTGTCCACCATCCAAAGTGATTTAATCCAAAGTATCTAATTACCATATCTTTTCTTGATTTAAGCCCAAGCATTTCAGCCATTCTTATTTCAATTCCAATTGGCATGTCACAGATATTTAATATTTTAGAGTTTGGACGTAATCTTCTAGTTGCTTCTGCTACGATTGCTGCAGGATTTGAATAGTTTAACATCCATGCATTTGGTGAATATTTTTCCATATAATCAACTAACTCAATAACTCCACCAATTGAACGCATTCCATAAGAAATTCCTCCAGGTCCGCAAGTTTCTTGTCCTAATACTCCATGTCTTAAAGGTATTTTTTCATCTTTTTCACGCATTGCATATTTTCCAACTCTTATATGTGCCATAACAAAGTCTACATCAGTAAATGCTGTTTCAGGGTCTGTTGTATAAACAAAGTTAATATCAGGCGCTTTTTCCTTTATAATAATGTCACAAGCTTTTGCTATAACTTCTTGTCTTTCTGCATCGTTATCATAAAATTTTATTTGTCTAATCGGAAATTTATCTAAATTTTCAAGTAACATCAACACAATTCCTGGAGTAAATGTACTCCCTCCACCAGCTACTACAATTGAAAATTTCTTCATAAATAATCATCTCCATTTCTATTTTTATTAATTTTTATTTCCTATTTTCATTATTTATTATATCACAATTTTTTAAAATGTCAACACTTTTATATAAATCTTTTTAATTTTTCAAAAGAATTGTATAAACCTTTTTTTGTTGATATTTATTATTATTTATTGTATAATCATAGTAATAATACTTAAAATCGAACTTAAAATTTATAAGAAAGGTTTATATAAATGAATGAATAAATACGAAAAAGTATATCACGATATAAAAGATAAAATTAAAAATGGTAAACTAAAGCCTGGAGATTTTCTAAAAAAAGAAGACGATTTGGCACTAGATTATAATTTTTCCAAGCTGACTGTAAGAAAAGCTCTCTCCATGCTAGAAGCAGAAGGCTATATTCAAAAAATAAAAGGTAAAAAATCTATTATACTTGAGAAAAAAAATCTAGAAAATATTTCTTTGACTTCCATTCAGACTGTACAAGAAATTAACAAGCTTCAAAATATTCATCTTGAAACTGATTTAATCAGTTTATACATTGTTCAAGGAGTAAAAAAACTAATGGAAGAATTTCAAGTACCTAAAAGTGCTGATTTTTATAAAGTTGTCCGTACCAATTCTTTAAATGGAGAAGTTTTAAATTATTCTACGAGTTTTTTTGATAGAAAAATTGTACCTTTTCTAAATGAAGAAATAGCAAAAAAATCAATATATGAATATCTGGAAAAAGAACTTAACCTAAAAA contains:
- a CDS encoding DUF7916 family protein, translating into MGKRLLSCFTSDFNKMSGQDLKNAIKASEGRTVLSENVAGRRSVTSDVTNSELARAFGADLILLNGIDVYNPVIDALPESDEPIKLVKKLTGRPVGLNLEPVDLKADMMEEIEIIPEGRICSEATLKKIEKMGFDFVCLTGNPGTGVTNSQIAEGIKLAKKHFSGMVIAGKMHSAGVDEPVANLDVVKEFIESGADVIMLPAVGTVPGFTQSEMEKAVKYIKENGALSMSAIGTSQESSTRETIRQIAIMNKIAGVDIQHIGDAGYSGVANYENIMELSIAIRGVRHTIRMIAASNDR
- a CDS encoding replication initiation protein; this translates as MNIYFSEEFTNLQTNIKLEFSKKITKNEKIFLKLVFFRIISDSLFLKKAEIRFEEIFSTLEFDSIDNLTTFFKTLSEKYILFSTDSKFSGSFGIISSFILHSDYCQIFFTEEFKSCFSLKKNFFSLLDIEKFIFMNDSFSFNFYNNIIKNLKNKNEVTLPVSLVKMYLNTDNKYERFFDFEKHILKKAISDINTFTDFSVEYEKIKESKKATNKIISINFFINKSRQSYKPYDNKIYKMLELIKEKISNPEEIYHLFVLYVTKRGYKYVYDNIDYVKNSFSEDFEKNLKKSLMLNLASNNLKLFVNVSKSVKSPIVLFYTLTRKLNKIKRHYPKIEELMHNFKLRNIDSISYFNDKDSFEFSNKHIRIFVKYYSSKKSIIEIYLPSNIIEKMKLEKEI
- a CDS encoding glycoside hydrolase family 13 protein, with the translated sequence MNTKKLDKKWWKKEVGYQIYPRSFYDSNNDGIGDLNGITEKLDYLKNLGITLIWICPVYKSPMDDNGYDISDYYDINPEFGTKEDLERLISEAEKREIKIILDLVINHTSDEHEWFLEALKNPESKYRNYYIFKRGKNGLPPTNWRSHFGGSAWEKVEGETDENGNEMYYLHLFSKKQPDLNWENPEVREELYKMVNYWLEKGIAGFRVDAINSIKKDKDYLDLPVDGADGFAFSIKYTLNQPGIEEFLGELAKKTFKKYNCMTVAETPLLEYERYNDFIGEDGFFSMIFDFSYSDLDMAKEGFYYSVQDVKINELRKKIFESQLTQQKYGWGAPFLENHDLPRSLNKFLGKKANEINAKLLATLFFFLRGTPFIYQGQEIGMDNFERTDIAQFDDIASKDQYQRALGEGFSPEEALYFVNKRSRDNSRTPFQWNSTKNAGFSKNEDVKAWIELTGSQDKVNAESQINNENSIFAHYKKMIDLRQNGKYSDCLIFGEFVPVELENDEIIAYVRKYENQQVLCVNNFSDKKQKVELSEIAKNIDETEIKLGDILINNYENVENDGNVLVLEGYQSLLVEIHML
- a CDS encoding GntR family transcriptional regulator; translated protein: MNKYEKVYHDIKDKIKNGKLKPGDFLKKEDDLALDYNFSKLTVRKALSMLEAEGYIQKIKGKKSIILEKKNLENISLTSIQTVQEINKLQNIHLETDLISLYIVQGVKKLMEEFQVPKSADFYKVVRTNSLNGEVLNYSTSFFDRKIVPFLNEEIAKKSIYEYLEKELNLKIAYSRRDISFRKITSEEQKYFKLEDINMVVVIETHAYLSNGTLFQYETIIHHPEKFTFSAIAKR
- a CDS encoding PTS sugar transporter subunit IIB; this encodes MKRIYLFCSAGMSTSLVARRMQEVADKHSLPVEVKAFPDNKIDIIVEEFHPDIILLGPQVKFKLEETASKYEPKGIPVAVIDLEDYGKVDGERILKRAIKILKEKAVK
- a CDS encoding PTS sugar transporter subunit IIC, whose amino-acid sequence is MFDKLEKVLGPLASKLSSNKVLAAIRDGFLVGTPLIIAASIFLVIGNFPIEGYEKFVAQFLGEGWDGYLNAVIRSTFGVIALLGVIGIGYYYAKAKGVEGISGAAVSLVAFLIISPQSHDLFVNAEGNAFRGFALKNLGTEGLFLAMITALLAVTVFAAVKNKGWTIKLPEGVPPAVMNSFAALIPSMFVMLLFFVLRLFFYFFTKDQYAHDFIYKVLQGPLEGLGKNFFFEPIYQFLSTLFWFFGINGPAVTNTVFSPLHLAMTTGNQEAFAAHMPLPHIFTGSFSDFFCNFGGGGSTLSLVLLMIFKGKSERMKKLGKLSIVPGIFGINEMVIFGLPVVLNPIIAIPFLLTPLVNTILGTLATVLHIIPRTTGTLLPWTTPLFFSGWLSTGSIVAGLFQIVQVAIGCMIYYPFFKILDTQYLKDETKPVEQNEKDDLEDISLDDISF
- a CDS encoding 6-phospho-alpha-glucosidase — encoded protein: MKKFSIVVAGGGSTFTPGIVLMLLENLDKFPIRQIKFYDNDAERQEVIAKACDIIIKEKAPDINFVYTTDPETAFTDVDFVMAHIRVGKYAMREKDEKIPLRHGVLGQETCGPGGISYGMRSIGGVIELVDYMEKYSPNAWMLNYSNPAAIVAEATRRLRPNSKILNICDMPIGIEIRMAEMLGLKSRKDMVIRYFGLNHFGWWTDIRDKEGNDLMPALREKVAKIGYNVEIEGENTEASWNDTFTKARDVFAIDPTTMPNTYLKYYFFPDYVVEHSDPNHTRANEVMEGREKFVFGECRAIAEKGTAKDSKLHVDDHASYIVDLARAIAYDTKERMLLIVENDGAISNFDPTAMVEVPCIVGSNGPEKIVQGKIPQFQKGLMEQQVSVEKLVVEAWIEGSYQKLWQAITLSRTVPSASVAKAILDDLIEANKDFWPVLK
- a CDS encoding GrdB-related putative oxidoreductase; this encodes MRIVLFFDQIQSGTGGKEGANVELALEKGGMGSYMMFSEYIKNIGGTVLATTYCSDSYFKENQELVLEKMKGLLNKVKADILLCGPCFNYYNYAEMSSILAEHIKKETDCKPVVVCSEENKEIIDKYKNNLVMIKMPKKGGVGLRESLQNMAKVIKKVYDGADLSEVSDYIYK